One Salvia splendens isolate huo1 chromosome 1, SspV2, whole genome shotgun sequence genomic window, GACTGGCCGCCCAAGAACTAAGAAAGGTAAATAAGCTCCATTAAAATGTTAAGATATTCACATGTGAATTGTACATAccgaaaataatactccctctgttctctaaaaatatgtgcacttttcattttcgtccgtctcataaaaatatgagcattttcatttatgaaaagttatcccaatttattactcTTATACAACAAGtaatttacaacttataccaccattaaaacagtagtaataatatggatctcactatccactaacactactttaactatcttttctcattctctctcttactttaccaattttgtcttaattcacgtgtcatatcatatgctcatatttttatgggacggagggagtgaaATAAAAAGTGATCACCTAGTGAGTCAATACTCAGCTCACTAATTGATTTTAAGATATAATCTCACTAGGGGTTGATTGGTCTATCCCTTATCCTGGACATACACAGATCCATTATCGGAATCTAAGCCCTCTGCGATGTATGTTCCACGAGACGAAGCATTCTCCAAAGTGAAGCAAGAGACCTTTCAAGGAAAAGCTATCTATTCAGTGGTGAATGGGCTGGTGCCATTGCTCAAGTCAGTTGCAGTCGACCCCGACCAAGGATTTCCATATTTTTCAGCTATAGACGGTTTGTTCAACGAAGGGGTCCTACTTCCGGATATTCCGACCACTGGATTCCTCGACAACATTATACCTAGGCTTATCAGAGCAATCACTAGCACCGGCAACACCATCTTGCGCTTTGAGACTCCTGAGTTCATTGACAGTATGTACATTTCTTGAACATGCATGAATATGATTGGACAATCCTAACATTTGTACTGTTGTTGCAGGAGACAAACTTGCGTGGTTTAGGGATACAGAATTCGCTCGACAGACTCTAGCAGGAATCAATCCATGTGCCATACAGTTGGTCACCGAATGGCCCTTGAAGAGTAAGCTTGATCCTGATGTGTATGGACCGGCGGAGTCAGAAATCAGCAGGGAACTCGTGGAACAAGATATTCGAGGATTCTGTACACTTGAGGAGGCAATTGAACAGAAGAAGCTTTTCGTCCTAGATTACCATGATTTGCTTTTGCCTTATGTTGGAAGAGTGAGAGAGCTCAAGGAGACCACCCTTTATGGATCGAGGACATTGTTTTTCTTGATGCCATCGGGTACGTTAAGGCCCATCGCGATCGAGCTAACCCGACCAAAGATAGGCGACAAGCCCCATTGGAATAAAGTATTTGTTCCAAGTTGGGAACCTACAGGCGTTTGGTTGTGGAGACTGGCTAAATCCCACGTCCTCGCTCACGACTCTGGTTATCATCAGTTGATCGGTCATTGGTATGTCAAACTCAAACTCTCTAAATTCGTCATAAAAGGAGTAGTCTGTGAGACTCAGTCTCTCTTTACACGAATATGGGATATTTGTTTACTTCATTTGCCAACCCATGAGTCATATAGTGATCCAAATTCGCCTTTTATGATGTAAGATATTTATTTGCTTCATTTGTCGGCATACTTGACAGTAACAAACTATATTTTCCAGGCTAAGGACTCATTGTTGCGTCGAGCCATACATCATTGCGACACACAGGCAACTAAGCGCAATGCACCCGATTTATCGATTGTTGCATCCCCATCTACGATACACAATGGAGATCAATGCATTAGCTCGTCAGGCACTCATAAACGCTGATGGGATCATCGAGACTTCTTTCTCCCCCGGAAAGTACTCCATGGAGCTGAGCTCAGTTGCTTACGATCTTCTCTGGCAATTTGACCTACAAGCACTGCCAGCAGAGTTGATTAGCAGGTAGTTAGTTATACGGTCAAATTCTGATCAAtgttataaaaatttaaaaacacattaatataattaaataatcaagtttcaatttttctcaattgtcttGTCTGACTTGTTGGACAGAGGAATGGCAGTGGAGGATCCAAGTGCACCTCACGGCCTGAAGCTGGTGATCGAGGATTACCCTTACGCGAACGACGGTTTGCTTATATGGGATGCCATCAAACAGTGGGTCACAGACTACGTCCGACACTACTATCTTGAACCAAGCCTCATACAATCCGACAGCGAGCTACAAGCATGGTGGACAGAGATAAGAATGGTAGGGCATGGCGACAAGAAGGACGAGCCATGGTGGCCGGACCTCAAAACACCAGACGATCTTATCGGTATCCTGACAACCATTATATGGACAGCTTCGGCCCACCATGCAGCCGTGAACTTTGGGCAGTTCGATTACGGAGCATACTTTCCGAACAGGCCAACCATTGCCCGTGTGGCAATGCCAACTGAAGAACCGAGCttggaagaaaagaagaagtttCTAGAAAGGCCGGAGGCGTTTCTTCTGCAGTCTTTCCCCACACAACTTCAAGCAATAAAAGTTATGATCGTTTTAGATATTCTTTCGAACCATTCGCCTGATGAAGAATACATCGGGGGTCAACTCCGGCTTTACTGGGAAGATAATAAAGTGATAAAAGCAGCGTTTGAACGATTTCAAGGGAAGTTGATGGAGATTGAAGGGATCATTGACGCTAGAAATGCGGATTTGAGTTGCAAGAACAGGTCCGGAGCGGGTGTGGTGCCGTATGAGCTTTTGAAGCCATTTTCTGGGCCTGGTGTTACAGGGAAGGGTGTGCCAAATAGCACCTCCATTTAGTCGTTTGTATGTATGTGAAACTGATTAATTATGTGATCATGATTTAGCTAGTTTAATAAAAGGGGCAATTCAGTCCATTCCGCACCTTTTGAAATATGAACGGCAAATAATGAAGTTTCAATATTTCGCTACTATCCCGTAATATGAAAATCGAAAATTGATGAGGAAAAATCGAGGTGGTGTTGAAAATAAAACGATGTTGTTTTGTTTGTCACTGTTAGAAAAtacaatgcggaaaataaaagactattgcagaaagtaaaagacggagagaactttaaagactacattgtgaatgccTTGAATTTTTTATCTCAATGGTTACACAACTTTTATATGCTCTAATTTtagctatacatggaaaatatattctaattatactaatatcctttgtatttgattttccataatctttaattgttttccttctttattcttgccataactTCATCACTTgtcttcttgttctccaattaattgatttccttattcTAACACTCCtcctcaagttaagtatcgagtttttcgacacttaacttgcacgatctttagtttgataaatagtttatactcgtatttaaaagttcttcaatttccattgacagtttatgctcgtatcatagagcttcttcaattcatcattgataatttatactcgtatcaaagagttattgaaagtttagactcgtttcaaggagcttTTCATTCATCTTTGAAAGTTTTAactcgtttcaaggagttctttaatttttcttcaatttttgttgACGGTTTTAACTCATGTCAATGAGCCAATCTAGACATTTTTAACTCGTGTCCGGGAACTTGTCTAAacagtttttactcatatttaggagctatcttagatagttttagctcgtatccaggagtcatcttagatagttttaactcatatctaggagccatcttagacagttttgactcttgtcgagaagctaattcagacagttttgactaTTGTCAAGGAgctaatctagacagtttttgctcGTGTCTAGGAgccactttattttttttctgactgacaatttttactcgtgtcgaggagctcatTCACCTTTTTTACTGATAGTTTTTACGAGTTTCGAGGAGTTCATTCACctttctgactgacagtttttactcgtgtcgaggagctcatTTACCTTTCTGAATTTTGTCTTCTTGGCGACAACCTGTTCAGCGACGCCTATTCCGACGAGTAATCGTCGAACTCTGTGGAGCCTCTCTGCTCCATAGGTCCTTCTTCTCCGGCTAATATTCTTTCTTGATTACACCTCAAGATTCTTTGCTGCTTACTTAATTGGCTATGGATGTAGGTTCAATAGCTCCCCATTCAATTCTGTATCAACCACAATGCGACTCTCGACCTTTCTTCTTCCTTGTTCCTCCGTCATTGACGGACGGACGTTCTTTTGTGCTGCGTTTTCTCAGTCTTCTTCCAGTTTTTATGCCGATCCCTTGCCTTCTCACTGTGGGTA contains:
- the LOC121752956 gene encoding linoleate 13S-lipoxygenase 2-1, chloroplastic-like, with translation MMLSKGNNFLKSHSLTTQTLPPNLHNHFRSGKGNVSSPIPIPCRSKQRNLRLRCASTGVKASLLTPVEKSTSVKVVVTVLDATEGGLLSHIGINQGLDGLTDLLGRSLLVELVAAELDAKTGEEKLRLQSYARKSGDNENEIYYESSFEIPDDFGEIGAVILENEHRQEMFVKNISLDGFPSGSINIYCDSWIHSKYDDPEKRVFFSNTSYLPSQTPGGLTRLREKELVALRGDGEGERKISDRIYDYDVYNDLGDPDNDEDLARPVLGGPDHPYPRRCRTGRPRTKKDPLSESKPSAMYVPRDEAFSKVKQETFQGKAIYSVVNGLVPLLKSVAVDPDQGFPYFSAIDGLFNEGVLLPDIPTTGFLDNIIPRLIRAITSTGNTILRFETPEFIDRDKLAWFRDTEFARQTLAGINPCAIQLVTEWPLKSKLDPDVYGPAESEISRELVEQDIRGFCTLEEAIEQKKLFVLDYHDLLLPYVGRVRELKETTLYGSRTLFFLMPSGTLRPIAIELTRPKIGDKPHWNKVFVPSWEPTGVWLWRLAKSHVLAHDSGYHQLIGHWLRTHCCVEPYIIATHRQLSAMHPIYRLLHPHLRYTMEINALARQALINADGIIETSFSPGKYSMELSSVAYDLLWQFDLQALPAELISRGMAVEDPSAPHGLKLVIEDYPYANDGLLIWDAIKQWVTDYVRHYYLEPSLIQSDSELQAWWTEIRMVGHGDKKDEPWWPDLKTPDDLIGILTTIIWTASAHHAAVNFGQFDYGAYFPNRPTIARVAMPTEEPSLEEKKKFLERPEAFLLQSFPTQLQAIKVMIVLDILSNHSPDEEYIGGQLRLYWEDNKVIKAAFERFQGKLMEIEGIIDARNADLSCKNRSGAGVVPYELLKPFSGPGVTGKGVPNSTSI